The following are encoded in a window of Risungbinella massiliensis genomic DNA:
- the nadA gene encoding quinolinate synthase NadA, with protein sequence MMAIDIFSQMPSQLPEQYRILSSEELDERIVRAKEILGKDLVILGHHYQRDDVIQYADFRGDSLKLSRVGAEQKEAKYIIFCGVHFMAETADTLAQKEQIVILPDLKAGCSMADMADIEDVEESWEVLQDEFGDTIIPVTYVNSTAAIKAFVGRHGGTTCTSSNAREVLAWAFQQKKRILFLPDQHLGRNTAYKMGIPLEQMVIWSPGSGELEEVNCELGEVQMILWKGYCSVHQKFTPEQVYRVRERDPEMKVIVHPECSHEVVRLADCDGSTDYIIKMIAAAPAGSKWAVGTEVNLVQRLAQEHPEQHIELLSTTMCPCLTMNRIDRPHLLWTLESILDGNPINQIEVNDETIYWSKKALDRMMAVS encoded by the coding sequence ATAATGGCCATTGATATTTTTAGCCAAATGCCAAGCCAGTTACCAGAACAATACCGTATTTTATCAAGTGAAGAGTTGGATGAGCGGATTGTTCGTGCCAAAGAAATCCTGGGTAAAGATTTGGTGATTTTGGGTCACCATTATCAGCGAGATGATGTGATTCAATATGCTGATTTCCGTGGGGATTCACTAAAGCTTTCTCGCGTTGGAGCAGAACAAAAAGAAGCGAAATATATTATATTTTGTGGAGTTCATTTCATGGCGGAAACTGCTGATACACTGGCTCAAAAGGAGCAAATTGTGATTTTGCCAGACTTAAAAGCAGGGTGTTCCATGGCGGATATGGCGGACATTGAAGATGTAGAAGAGTCTTGGGAAGTGTTACAAGACGAATTTGGCGATACGATCATTCCTGTCACTTATGTGAACTCTACTGCAGCAATCAAAGCATTTGTCGGTCGTCACGGCGGTACTACCTGTACTTCTTCCAATGCTAGAGAAGTGTTGGCATGGGCATTTCAACAGAAGAAGCGAATCCTTTTTCTACCTGATCAGCATTTAGGGAGAAATACCGCTTATAAAATGGGAATTCCTCTTGAGCAGATGGTCATCTGGAGCCCAGGGAGCGGAGAATTGGAAGAGGTAAACTGTGAACTAGGAGAAGTACAGATGATTCTCTGGAAAGGGTATTGCAGTGTCCATCAAAAGTTTACTCCTGAACAAGTGTATCGTGTGCGTGAGCGTGACCCAGAGATGAAAGTGATTGTTCATCCAGAATGTTCACATGAAGTAGTACGTTTAGCAGATTGTGATGGTTCTACTGATTATATTATCAAAATGATTGCGGCTGCTCCTGCTGGGAGCAAATGGGCAGTTGGCACAGAAGTAAACCTAGTACAACGTTTAGCACAAGAACATCCAGAGCAACATATCGAACTATTGAGCACCACCATGTGCCCCTGTCTCACCATGAATCGTATTGATCGTCCTCATTTACTGTGGACTCTTGAAAGTATCCTAGATGGGAACCCAATTAACCAAATTGAAGTGAATGATGAAACGATATACTGGTCGAAAAAGGCACTGGATCGTATGATGGCTGTTTCATAA